Proteins encoded in a region of the Raphanus sativus cultivar WK10039 chromosome 8, ASM80110v3, whole genome shotgun sequence genome:
- the LOC108822508 gene encoding uncharacterized protein LOC108822508 isoform X1, with protein sequence MVFINTQLGTSSVDETIRSSASPILIYIELSAVFAAVPAVAPVSVVTAVSANAAVSAAAAVPYTTFDSLRLGRTGLWSIDSSDSGLESNLQLILLLAAAMNQGQVSESGEPELESSHPQAMDAEISPEADTNPEADVLATPTIAVDWPQKRV encoded by the exons ATGGTATTTATTAACACTCAACTGGGCACTTCTTCTGTCGACGAAACGATTCGGTCTTCCGCTTCTCCAATCCTCATTTATATAGAGCTCTCAG CTGTTTTCGCCGCCGTCCCTGCCGTCGCTCCCGTCTCCGTCGTCACCGCCGTCTCCGCAAACGCTGCCGtttccgccgccgccgccgtcccCTACACCACCTTCGACTCACTCCGACTTGGCAGGACCGGTCTTTGGTCGATAGACTCATCCGATTCTGGACTCGAATCGAATCTGCAGCTGATTCTTTTGTTAGCCGCAGCCATG AATCAAGGACAGGTTTCGGAATCTGGAGAGCCGGAACTTGAATCCTCTCATCCGCAAGCTATGGATGCGGAGATATCTCCTGAAGCCGACACAAACCCTGAAGCAGATGTCTTGGCGACTCCTACAATAGCAG TTGATTGGCCACAAAAAAGGGTTTGA
- the LOC108822505 gene encoding uncharacterized protein LOC108822505, which produces MSSQSAEPSGKKKKRKARTKHEDEDEDDEKKRKLNPSYSPTMWKSSSSESEYEGLYLENQLGVSKLPGNATEEDVLEFFNRTPVKVKLIDVFNKKNVIVDHQADVFFASRSATKEGLKLNGRMMGKQVLYVARRGNSREIICVSGFNNEVNIDVIKGEIRRKFRRRGKILNIFLPVEDSTGLSLGFGYIFIDLKEKKYKDLIGHTEITGRKVEIRSATPKLCYRAEIEGKQQPVLEKGSDEEKKIALKKTLLPIPPNLHNSWGPQKRFSWRKDKPDLIPETPAQVASECWAIGLHRGHSASCKQAGINGPVPTIPEILEGVDAAHQVSGEGIRSSKLASTFMEQYCKKMVVHRRPRGGDVTLFEDFERFLIDIASKIPVMVTVECVPGFQSFDGRGIYRPNDIDCYLRTFEKFPVHCLFLTGSDIDENGIEYFQLQETWGKKYGDDEGFIKMERHKCLIKSVVVFEH; this is translated from the exons ATGTCATCCCAATCCGCAGAGCCTTCGGGCAAAAAGAAGAAGCGTAAG GCAAGGACTAAacatgaagatgaagatgaagatgatgagaagAAGCGGAAGTTGAATCCAAGTTATTCTCCTACTATGTGGAAATCAAGCAGTTCTGAGTCGGAGTATGAGGGCCTCTATCTTGAAAACCAACTCGGTGTTTCAAAACTACCTGGAAATGCTACCGAGGAAGATGT GTTAGAGTTCTTCAATAGAACACCTGTCAAAGTAAAATTAATTGATGTGTTCAACAAGAAAAATGTGATTGTTGACCATCAAGCTGATGTCTTTTTTGCTTCTCGTTCTGCAACAAAAGAG GGTCTGAAATTAAATGGTAGAATGATGGGGAAACAAGTACTTTACGTTGCACGGCGTGGGAACAG TCGAGAGATCATATGTGTTAGTGGTTTCAACAACGAAGTCAACATAGATGTTATCAAAGGGGAGATTCGTCGGAAATTCCGTCGACGTggaaaaatactaaatatattTCTTCCAGTCGAAGATAGCACTGGTTTAAGTCTTGG GTTTGGGTATATATTCATTGATCTCAaagagaagaagtacaaggatttGATTGGTCACACCGAAATTACTGGACGAAAAGTTGAAATCAGAAGTGCTACACCTAAACTGTGCTACCGAGCTGAAATT GAAGGTAAGCAGCAACCAGTCCTGGAAAAG GGAAGTGACGAAGAAAAAAAGATTGCTCTGAAAAAG ACGCTATTACCTATACCGCCGAATTTACACAACTCGTGGGGGCCCCAAAAGAGATTCTCGTGGAGAAAGGATAAACCGGACTTAATTCCTGAGACTCCTGCACAAGTTGCAT CTGAGTGCTGGGCTATTGGCCTTCACAGAGGTCATTCAGCATCTTGTAAACAAGCAGGGATAAATGGACCAGTTCCTACAATCCCAGAGATTCTTGAGGGGGTTGATGCTGCTCATCAAGTATCAGGGGAAGGGATCCGCAGTTCTAAGCTTGCATCTACGTTCATGGAGCAGTATTGCAAGAAGATGGTTGTTCACAGGCGTCCTAGGGGTGGTGATGTGACGCTGTTTGAAGATTTTGAGAGATTTCTCATTGACATTGCGTCAAAAATACCTGTCATGGTGACCGTTGAGTGTGTTCCTGGTTTTCAGTCATTTGATGGACGG GGAATATATCGACCAAATGACATAGATTGTTATTTGAGGACTTTCGAAAAGTTTCCTGTGCATTGTCTCTTCTTGACTGGAAGCGATATTGATGAGAATGGGATAGAGTATTTTCAACTCCAAGAGACTTGGGGAAAGAAGTATGGAGATGATGAGGGTTTCATTAAGATGGAAAGACACAAGTGCCTGATTAAATCAGTGGTTGTTTTCGAG cATTGA
- the LOC108822508 gene encoding uncharacterized protein LOC108822508 isoform X2, giving the protein MVFINTQLGTSSVDETIRSSASPILIYIELSAVFAAVPAVAPVSVVTAVSANAAVSAAAAVPYTTFDSLRLGRTGLWSIDSSDSGLESNLQLILLLAAAMNQGQVSESGEPELESSHPQAMDAEISPEADTNPEADVLATPTIAGS; this is encoded by the exons ATGGTATTTATTAACACTCAACTGGGCACTTCTTCTGTCGACGAAACGATTCGGTCTTCCGCTTCTCCAATCCTCATTTATATAGAGCTCTCAG CTGTTTTCGCCGCCGTCCCTGCCGTCGCTCCCGTCTCCGTCGTCACCGCCGTCTCCGCAAACGCTGCCGtttccgccgccgccgccgtcccCTACACCACCTTCGACTCACTCCGACTTGGCAGGACCGGTCTTTGGTCGATAGACTCATCCGATTCTGGACTCGAATCGAATCTGCAGCTGATTCTTTTGTTAGCCGCAGCCATG AATCAAGGACAGGTTTCGGAATCTGGAGAGCCGGAACTTGAATCCTCTCATCCGCAAGCTATGGATGCGGAGATATCTCCTGAAGCCGACACAAACCCTGAAGCAGATGTCTTGGCGACTCCTACAATAGCAG GAAGTTGA